A stretch of the Bdellovibrio sp. 22V genome encodes the following:
- a CDS encoding amidohydrolase family protein has product MLFKIPRLYDSHTHFLATGEFAAGLNLGWMQKAQDVAAIDLNNPAYYRGDWLIGFGWDDKAWPEAPHKNVLDKVFPDRPVFFARNDGHRCWVNSKALEYFGVNSETGILTEKDHLQAWERLPAFTFAQERGHILAACGVFNNAGFTHVRDMSCTDSLWNSLCTLADRGELTVAIEENYTSHSLQDFDKILKSVIQARQDERALVRCKGVKVFFDGSLGSETAYLSKPYRNMPEGARGRTLWELSHIEEILKRTWAAGLEFSVHTIGDEAAHLIVQAARKISAQGAVGRLNLEHTQLLRPETIQMMKPLHVRCHLQPCHWLSDRVWLEEKLGDLYRYVFPWEALRAAQIPMSFGCDSPIEPPSFWRNKVALDESVKAKIKKFTGDITVVHAHPDPNFAGNSYTIIENDEVREIVFNGKPLELSLSKTN; this is encoded by the coding sequence ATGCTTTTTAAAATCCCGCGTCTTTACGACAGTCATACTCACTTTCTTGCCACCGGCGAATTCGCCGCCGGTTTGAATTTGGGCTGGATGCAAAAAGCACAAGATGTCGCCGCCATTGATCTTAATAATCCCGCTTACTATCGTGGCGATTGGTTGATTGGCTTCGGCTGGGATGACAAGGCTTGGCCCGAAGCTCCTCATAAAAATGTTCTTGATAAAGTTTTTCCTGATCGTCCCGTATTTTTTGCGCGTAATGACGGGCATCGTTGCTGGGTGAATTCCAAAGCATTGGAATATTTCGGCGTCAATTCAGAGACAGGCATTCTCACAGAGAAAGATCATTTGCAAGCTTGGGAGCGTTTGCCTGCTTTTACGTTTGCGCAAGAGCGTGGGCACATTCTTGCCGCGTGCGGTGTTTTCAATAATGCAGGCTTTACGCATGTGCGTGATATGTCGTGCACGGATTCATTATGGAACTCACTATGTACGCTGGCGGATCGCGGGGAACTCACAGTTGCCATTGAAGAGAACTACACCTCTCACAGCTTGCAAGACTTCGACAAGATTCTGAAGTCTGTTATTCAGGCACGCCAGGATGAGAGAGCTTTGGTTCGTTGTAAGGGCGTGAAAGTTTTCTTCGACGGGTCTTTAGGTTCTGAAACGGCTTATCTTTCAAAGCCTTATCGTAATATGCCAGAGGGAGCTCGCGGTCGGACTCTTTGGGAGTTGTCGCATATTGAAGAAATTCTGAAAAGAACTTGGGCCGCGGGTCTTGAGTTCTCCGTTCATACGATCGGTGATGAGGCCGCACATTTGATCGTTCAAGCTGCACGAAAGATTTCTGCTCAAGGTGCCGTGGGCCGTTTGAATTTAGAGCACACGCAGCTTTTAAGACCCGAAACGATTCAGATGATGAAACCATTGCATGTACGTTGCCATTTGCAGCCATGTCACTGGCTGAGCGACCGTGTTTGGCTTGAAGAAAAACTGGGCGATCTTTATCGCTATGTATTCCCATGGGAAGCTTTGCGGGCAGCTCAGATTCCAATGTCCTTTGGCTGTGACAGTCCGATCGAACCGCCTTCTTTTTGGCGCAATAAAGTGGCGTTAGATGAAAGTGTGAAAGCCAAAATTAAAAAGTTCACCGGAGACATCACGGTTGTTCATGCCCATCCGGATCCCAACTTTGCCGGCAATTCGTACACGATCATTGAAAACGATGAGGTCCGCGAGATCGTTTTCAACGGCAAACCGCTGGAACTTTCATTGTCAAAAACGAACTAA